taaaattgataactaaagtatttaaaccttggatcgtctctcaaggaattacagggaagtgtgcttataattggacatgaaaatgtatattttggggttttgtgaataagagaacaagaaaaagtaaatggtaataaaaatcaaatgataaagaggtcttggcaaggttggtggtcaaggatctctatccttatcactaaccacaacatgagaattggcaaggatcaatcccattaaatcatcctctaactagtagtaaaggaaagttaaatgagctaAATCAACCCAAGTCATAAGTCCTAGCTATCCACTAAATCAATTAGTGAtgactagagtcaatggcttcCAACCATCAATTACTTAGACATTAGTGACTCAAGAGTTCCCAAGTTACCATCCCaatccaagaacataaaattctaagctaacatcctctcaagcatttcatcaaacacttggaaggcataaaaatgaaaacatagaaaactagcAAGGGGAATAGATctaactaccaattgcaagcaTCAATAACACAAATGAATGAAGGCAACAATAACCATAGGAAAAGTAATTGGATTAATATGGAAATCGAATCTAACATCAAAAGTTCACAAACTAAAGTGGTAACAATGAGTAATcaataagagtagaagagaaaccaaATTAAAGGAAGATTGAACTTGAACTTAAggagaaattgaaagaagaaatcctaaatcctaaatcctctctctctagaaaactacatctaaaacctaaaattatgtgaatgagaaGTGATGAATCATGATTCGATGCCTTCCCCCTTCAGTCCTTGGTCTTTTTAGCCTTTTTCCGCCAAAGATGAGCCTCAAAACTGGGCTAGAAGCCCCTCTGAAATCACTGGGTGCGATTTCATTAAAGGTGTCAGCATAGGCATCGGCGCATCTGCGTACAGCGCGCGTACGTACCCCTGGAGCAGTGCACAATCCGTGCGGAAGCAGCAAGTGCGCACGCGCTTCCTTAGGCGCATTCCTAATTaattggcttttcatgatttctccattttgcatgcttttctcctcacttccTTGATTcattcctagcccttttcaatctgaaatcactagcaaacacatcaaggcatctagtggaatcaaagaaagattaaaatcatcaattcAAGGGGTTAAAAGCACGTTTTCATACTTAAGCACAagtaaggagacaatcacaaaactatgctattttattgagtAAGTGTGAGAAAAGATtaacaaaatactctaaattcagcACAAGATAAGccttaaaaatggggtttatcaaccttgtTAGATTGCTTCTAGCCCAGCTTGTTTTACCTTTCCTCACAACTTGCTCCCAGCCTGGTTTACCATGCATGCAAGCCTCCTCAACTTTATTTCCTTCCAAATTATTAGCCTCCAAATCCTCTTGCAAACTTGGTGCAGGATTCTCGCCAGTAACGCCACCTACCACTTCAGGTTCTACTTCATTTCAATTGTGAGTTTTGGGCTTAGGATATGGCACTGCTTTTGTACCGTCCCAGGACTTGGTGGCATCGGAATCAgcactcttttttttcttggagTCTCTACCCAAACACTGTGCCATATCATGACCATAACTAGCacaagaattataaattaaatttaaacattcATATTCCACTACATGAGTTACACCTTTCACAATGATATGCTTGATCACTGacaattctaaatttatttgaaCACATGCTCGAGCATATCGTCCTCTCTCAGCTAACTTAGTGGCTAGGTCCATTTTGATGGAGACTCTTATTGCAAAAACAATATGCATCATCGCCTGTTCTTTATAGCACCAAATTAAAAGTCCCAAAATCTGAACCCATACAAATATAGACCCAAAAAATTCCCACAATTTTACAACAATATAATGTCTTTCAATCAATCGCGAGCCACCAAACACGACGTTCTCTTGCAACTTCTCAAATGACAATGATGAACTTGCATTTTGTCAATACTAACactttctgaaaaaataatCTCAATCTCTTATTTAACTAAAAGGAAGAACCAAATATATCATCATTCGGTATTTACTCATCATGAATAGTTTTAGTAAATTATTCCTTAACAAATAGATCAATTTCAAGTATTGAATGAGTGGCACCGACTGTGAAGGGAAGACAGAATCTTTAGCCCCCAGCCCCTACAAAAACAACAGACATTACAAAATGATCAAAGTAGAGGGGGTTTGGTTGGTCATAAATATGATCACAAGTGCAATTATGATAGATCAAGAGCACTTCACCTTCCTCTTTACACTCTCTTATATATTGCTTcctttatataattatatcacACTCATACTCTTTAGAACATTCGAGATTTATACGCTGATAGTGACCcctgacaaaaaaaatcaaaacagtttaaatctattttatttttatttaatatttattaattataatttagttttttttctctctaacaTTATCACTTAGTAATTTATGATATATGCTTAGTTCGTGATTATGAAGCTATATGACCCAGCTCACTCTCTTTTACCAAGcacaagaaattaaatatattttattaattagttttttcactttctgtATCCCTCTTGATTTTGTAGTTATAAAGTTCCCATTCTATACCAAACAAGACTTAAAACATTAAAAGAATGTGACCAGGTTTGCATCATTTTGGTTTACCCATGAACTTGGTGGACAGTGACAAGAGAAACAGATATTTTATCATTGCTaaccatttttattttcaaagtaaataatatgaaaataatcaaacaataattcaaataaacaaataaatagtttgataataaataatgcTACACTTTCCCTTTTTAAGAATATAAAAGTTTGacatttttttcaagtttagaTATGgtttaaaaataacatttatctTTCGATAAAACACATAAATAAAATTCTAGAAATTGTTCActtgttaaaaattttgaagaaaaataaaaaaataaaataatcatatttattcttaaactttaaatttttaaatcataaattcttctttgttttgcttatattttctctaaaattttaatttacaagcaatttttaattatatatttatgaatttaattaacAAGTGATTTAAAAACacgtattaaaattattaactgatatattattaaaaatttaaatttctaatatatttattacatatttattaaaatactaaattcAAAAACTTTCATCACTACTAAAGTCATATTTTATTAGGTACAGTTTATAAGTAACTAGCTACTAGCATGATGTAAATTAAGgagaaaaactaacaaaaatttaatgagCATGATGTGGCAAAATTTTTATGGTAGATTGAAGAAAACGTAGGAAATTGATGACCCCAAGATGAGGACTCCTAAGAATTTAGATTACTGCAAATgaaaatgaaactaaaattgAAAGGGATCTTTGATCTTCTCTCAGCAACAATAATATAGTGTTTGGGTGTTACCCTTTGCTCCAAAGTTCACAACTTTGCATTCTTCTTTCACTTTCACTTTGCCACTGCCTCTGTCTCTGACTCTCCAttgttgttcttcttcctctgtgCCTTCACATTTTTTCAGGTTTGTTGTTTCTTTTGTGTGTGATTCAAACATAAAGGTATATACTTGTTGAGTTTTACATTCTGTTAAGAAATTTTGTGGATGTTGCATAGTTTGGTTGGTATTTTGCATGTTCTGAGATTGCAATGAACTTGTTCACATTTACATGATTATGGTATATGGTACTGGCAGATATTTTCACAATATTCTTTCTTTCAATGTTTCATGACTTGTGTTGTTCTTGTCCTGCTATGTTCTTATTCCTTCTATTAATGTCATTAATCCCAAAAGCAACCATTTGGTTTGAATTTCAACCTTCTGATTATGTGTTTCAGTTGCCAAagttttataattatgtttttattttttggaaaaatcagaaattatcttaaattttgtcTCTACTAAACAGGAAAATTTTGAAGTTATTGGCTTTGTGTCCTTCTCCAAagtccaatttttatttatttattgttattattattttttctcttttttgtccTCAAACGTCTCTGCCTCCTGTATCTCATGATGGGAACTAAATATTACCTTAGTGATTTCAATTTGATTAAGTTTATGCTAGATTAGAACTTATCCTGTGAATTGGGGTCTCTATAGGTTGAGCTTTGAAATTGTTCAGGAATTTTTTCTCATGGGCTTTCCATGCAGTGAACTTGCTTTGGAAGAGTGTTATAACATCTTGTTCTTTATGAGGTTTTGCTCACACCCTTTTGGATGTTGTTTAATTTGAGTTTGAATTCCAATAAGGTCTTGGACTCTTGACTTTGTTTGAAACTATATTCTCATTtctgtatatatacatatattccaGTTTCTTACTGACTTTGTTCTAGCATCTTAGGCAACCACTCGATTCGGAATCTGGGTTGGGATGTTTCCTGCCTCATGGTACATACTGTGATTCTGTATTAGGAATTagacttttctttttccttgtttttcctGTTGCAAATGGTTTTTCTGGTAAAGGTGATTTTTTCCCCCCTTTTTGGTCCTACCTTATTTTGGAGTTATATAGCTTTAATACCTCAAAACAGTTAAAACCTTGAATGTTATGTACATTGATGTTCATGCCACTGCAATGCTTGAATATTGAATGTCTAAGGATGAATTAGTCAGTTAAATGGTTTGTCATTTCAATGTAATTTAGTCTTGTTCATGTTAGCGAAACATTATATGCCCCTTTGATTCTTATTTGATTCATGTGTTTGACAGTTAGAGTGTTATCGCCATGTCAGTTGCACCGGTTGAGAGCATCCCCTCTTTAAGTAGTGACCTCTTCTATGAAATACTGCGAAGGCTTGATGGCGCGACATTGGCAAGCGCAGCATGCACCTGTGCTGCACTTTGCTCCATCTCAAAAGAAGAGAGTTTATGGGAAAATGTATGCTCATCTATGTGGCCTTCAACCAATAGGGAAGATGTCAAAAGTTTAATCTCTTCTGTTGGTGGATTCAGAAAATTCTATGCAGACAGTTTTCCACTTATTGTGAACAAGGATGTTATGGAGTTTCATCACAACAACTACTTTGAGTACCCTGATGATTGGACCGAAGCCGAATATTATGGTGATGTGATTGAATCAGAGAGCATCTCTCCATCTAACTTTGTTTCTATTGTAGATATTAGGTTCAAGGAGAAACCAATCTGTTCCAAAGTTCTGTTGGGTATTCCAAATGCAAATGGCTATGATGATTGGTTCTATAACTGCCCTTTTCAGATTGATATTCTTACTTATGCAGATAGCGAAGGCAACAACGATGGCGCCGTGAATCTTTCCATTTCTGATGGTCTGCCAGCAATTACATCCATGGAAAGGGAAAAGAAAGATGGGAAGCTTTGGAAGGAGCTTAGCAATGGACTCAGGCTTAGTTGGATTGTAGTAAACAGAAAAATCAAGCAAGCTGCAAATCTTTCTAGTTGGTTTCCTCTTGGTGGCCAAAGGCATTGGCCAACAGATAATGATTTTGTAGTCCGGTTCGGATCGATTCTCCCGGCCGAGGAAATTCTTCCTTGCCAAGTAGTGGAGTGCATCCTTATCATGAAGTTTAGAGTTGTCCACACAGAATCAGAGGGGATTCAAACTAGTCTTAAGTTAACTGAATTGAGCATGCAATTGGAAGACATGGAAGGTGCTCATGTTAATGGAAGGAACAGTTTGCATATTCTTAAGAAAGCACTTAGTTGCCAAAGGAGCAAAAACTATGGTGATGCACTTGAGTCTTGTCACATGTATTCAAAGGTGCAGAATGAgttgaagaaggaaaagatgaGAAATGAAAATAGGTTGGATAGGCTTTGTATTTTGTGTGGCATTGCTGCTTTTATGACATTCTGGTACTGTGTCCTGTGAAAATGGTGCTTCACTTCATCGTTTAACATAACATCTGCTAATTATGCTTCCTCTAACAAAATTTGTAATCATATTGCCAACTTCCATTTTGGGTGATTTTCCTTGCTTCTACTAAAGAATTAAATTAAGGTGGAAGCTCAAGTATAGACAACTTgatgtgaagttgatagctgagagtcgttaaatgatttgatagatttgattaaattatcatCTACCGGCCCTAAGCTATCAACTTTACATGAAGTTAACTGTTAACTGCACCTAAGTTTTTACCTTAAACTAATATCCTAATAATCCTAGGGCGTGTTTGATTGGGAGGTTAAAATCGAACATAAATTTCTTCGACTATGCTACGTGTTAAAATCGAACATAAATTTCTTTGGCTATGCtatgtgtacactaaaatcagccagtGTAAAATACACGTTGGAAtacaaatacacattgaaaataaattaaatcagacatgtatttatatacaaatatattggtGATTTgttttagtggttgattttgatatacgaataatatttttgtagtttcttatattaattttattgggcTATAAATTTGCCAGAAGAATTTCATTGGATTTATCTTTTAAGCTTCTTATTAAGTAAAGAGTGTTAGGACTAAAAGTTGaagatttagaattttaggatttaaaatattttactttctattttttacctttaataatattatagaaaaagataaataaatcttTGACCTTTTGACTTATGGACATTTAAATTTtctgagaatttaaaaatatatttaaattcttGGCTTTTTTAAAACCTGGACATATCGATTATTGGATCTAATTtgtctaattttaaaaactcttCCACATATGTATCCATGTATCGGCCAGGTCAGTACAACTGAAGttatgtttgattttttcgttAGATCTGACAGACTCAAGTGAACAGAGAAATCGATTTGTCCAAATTTTGAGAATGTTAGAaacttaattatattttcaaatcctCAAAAACTTAAATGTCAGTTAATCCAAAAGTCAATAAGctatttgttcttttttcataatattataTGTGCATGTTAACTGTTACTTGatatttattctattagttagaatttgttaattttagctATTATTTCTCTTTGTATAGAAAATTGTTAGTAGTAGGTTTGATTGCACATGTTGAGCTGTATAGTTAGTTAGAGCAGCTATAGCATTCTGTTAGAAGTAGTATTTGTATAAATAGCAAATTATAGCTTTGTATTCCTTGAGTCTCATCATTATAAAAGTTCAATTCTCAATTCCTTCTTGGCTTCTCTGTTCTTGTTCTTCTCCATGCTCACATGTAAATTTAACATGGTGGGGTGAGCGTGGATGGAGGAACGTTGAGATCCTGATTGAAGGATGACAAACTTGCTCTCTAATTCACAATTCGTTGACGTGATTAGAGAAGGATGATGAGTCCAGCTTTACAGTTGAAACGCTCGTTCGCTGTTCTTGACTCgtgaattttatttttccccttttccttCATTTGATTTGAACTCACAcaatttcttctctcttttcttcatACCTATTTGAAATCTCAGCATccactcttcttcttcatctatttattttcttcttctttcttgaaCTCACACCGTAGAGTTTGATGAGAGCTTTGTTGTCTAACTGTCTTCCCGTTAAGGAGAGATAACGAGTTTCCGATCAACGAGATCAAGAGAGAAAGATTACAACCGCCTCTGGTATCTTCGTAGCAATGGaaggaaaatcaaattcaagtgATGGCTCCACAGGAGGTGGTCCTGCGATGGACATGCAGCAATTCGCAGCGTTCTTTAGTCAAGTGGCACAGATCCAGAGCCATATCAACAAGACAAGTCCGAATCAAGATCTCTCAAGCCCCTATTACATACTTCCTTCTGAAAATCCAGGTATATCTATTACCAATGTAATCCTTACTGGTTCAAATTACAGTGCGTGAAGCAAAGCTATGACTAATGCTCTTacatccaaaaataaaattgaatttattgatGGCACTATCCTGAAACCTGAGAAAACTGATCCTAATTTCAAGGCATGGCAACGATGCAATACCTATGTAGTTGCTTGGATTAACCTTTCCCTTAGTCCAGAAATCTATCAGAGTGTTCTTTGGAACAACATAGGTTACGAATTATGGAATGACCTTAAGCATCGCTACTATCAGGGTGATAGGTTTCGAGTAGCTGAATTGAATGAGGAGATTTATGCATTAAAACAAGGGGATTTATCTGTTACAGCTTATTTTGCCAAACTGAAAAATCTTTGGGAAGAGATTGATGATTTTAGAAGTATACCTGGTTGCGATTGTGCTAAATGTGAATGTGGCTTAGGCAATGTTAGGCAACACAGGGAAGAGGACAGAGTCACCAAGTTTTTGCGTGGTCTTGGAGAGCAATATTCAACTATTAAGTCACAGGTTATGTTAATGGATGATTTGCCTAGTGTGAATAGAATTCTGTCAATGATCACTCAGCAAGAAAGGCAGCTGTTCAGCTTTGATAATGCCTTAGATGCTAAGATTCTGGCAGCCTCTTCTCAACCTGATAACAAAGGTATAAATCCATTTAAAAAGGGGCAAAATCGCATCAAATTGCAGTGCACTCATTGTGGAAAATCAGGACACATTGTGGATAATTGCTATAAGAAGCATGGTTATCCACCTAACTTCAAACCCCGGTTTGAGAAAAAGTCTCCTGTCCTCAATTGTATAACTGCAGCAGACAATCCtgaagatgaaaatgatgacTTTAGTGTTCCACAATTGGTTAGAGGTGAACCAACCATTAATGAATTCACTCCAGAGCAACGAGAAGCTCTTTTAGCCCTACTCAGCAAACAAGATGTGCCTCATTCTCATAGTGTCAACCAGATTTCAGCCAAAGCAAATCCTTCTCCTTATAAAGGTAGAATGGTAAACATTTTACAATTTGATTCTCATGTCAAAGCTCTAAATATTTCAATCAATAAACACAAGCCATGGGTACTTGACACTGGAGCTACTGACCATGTATCATATACCCTGGCAGATTTTCAAAATTACTTCAAAGTTGATCCAATTATTGTCAAATTACCTAATGGAGCACTCACTACTAGCTGCATCATGGGCACCATTATGTTTTCTGACAATCTTTTTCTCACTAATGCATTGTTTATTCCCACTTTTAACTTCAAACTCATATCAGTTTCGAAACTTACTGCATCTTTACATTGCAAAATGAGTTTTACTGACAAGGCTTGTGAGATACAGGATCTGCACACTTTGAAGATGATTGGTGCAGCTAGCAATGTTGATGGTTTGTACATTCTGCACAAAGAAGTCAAAGCTCTTCCTCACATCACAGCAACTTCCTGCAGCCAATTCTCTCAGTCTTTATGGCATGTTAGATTAGGGCATCCATCTCATGATAGGCTTGTTGCATTGCAAAAGAATTTTGAGTTTATTGATTGTGCAAAACATACAGAACCGTGTCATTCTTGCCATCTTGGCAAACAAAAGCGATTACCTTTTTTTGTTAGTTCTAGTACTACAGCTAATGTACTTGACCTCATTCATGTTGATATTTGGGGACCTATTTCTGTTCCCTCTTTTACTGGGAAGCGTTATTTTCTCACTATAGTAGATGATTGTTCTCGATTTACTTGGATTTTATTCATGAAAACTAAAGCTGAGGCTTCTTCATTGGTTAAAGATTTTGTCATTTTTGCTAAAACCCAATTTAATGCAGTGGTTAAAACAATTCGCACAGATAATGGGCCTGAGTTTTTAATGCCTACTTTCTACAGCTCTAATGGCATATCTCACCAAAGAACTTGTGTGGAAACTCCACAGCAGAATGGCATTGTTGAGCGCAAGCATCAACACATTCTTGCTATGGCTAGAACTCTCTTGTTTCATGCTCATTTGCCAAAATCTTTTTGGAATTACAGTGTTGGACATGCGGTCTATTTAATTAATCGACTGCCAACACCCTTTTTGCAAAACAAGTCTCCGTATCAAGTTCTTTATAA
This portion of the Arachis duranensis cultivar V14167 chromosome 6, aradu.V14167.gnm2.J7QH, whole genome shotgun sequence genome encodes:
- the LOC107492982 gene encoding F-box protein At2g27310-like isoform X1: MSVAPVESIPSLSSDLFYEILRRLDGATLASAACTCAALCSISKEESLWENVCSSMWPSTNREDVKSLISSVGGFRKFYADSFPLIVNKDVMEFHHNNYFEYPDDWTEAEYYGDVIESESISPSNFVSIVDIRFKEKPICSKVLLGIPNANGYDDWFYNCPFQIDILTYADSEGNNDGAVNLSISDGLPAITSMEREKKDGKLWKELSNGLRLSWIVVNRKIKQAANLSSWFPLGGQRHWPTDNDFVVRFGSILPAEEILPCQVVECILIMKFRVVHTESEGIQTSLKLTELSMQLEDMEGAHVNGRNSLHILKKALSCQRSKNYGDALESCHMYSKVQNELKKEKMRNENRLDRLCILCGIAAFMTFWYCVL
- the LOC107492982 gene encoding F-box protein At2g27310-like isoform X2; amino-acid sequence: MSVAPVESIPSLSSDLFYEILRRLDGATLASAACTCAALCSISKEESLWENVCSSMWPSTNREDVKSLISSVGGFRKFYADSFPLIVNKDVMEFHHNNYFEYPDDWTEAEYYDSEGNNDGAVNLSISDGLPAITSMEREKKDGKLWKELSNGLRLSWIVVNRKIKQAANLSSWFPLGGQRHWPTDNDFVVRFGSILPAEEILPCQVVECILIMKFRVVHTESEGIQTSLKLTELSMQLEDMEGAHVNGRNSLHILKKALSCQRSKNYGDALESCHMYSKVQNELKKEKMRNENRLDRLCILCGIAAFMTFWYCVL